The window AGTGTACATTAAACAACTAGCAGATAATTTTGATGTCTCGGTTGAAGCAATTCAAGCAGAAATTCAAAAAGGATTATCTAATCAAACGCAAGAACGACAATCCAAACGTCGTGATGTTTATCAGCCAGAGATTGTGATACCACAAGTACAACAAGTTTCCAAAATGTCACTAGCTGAAAAAACAGAACAAATGTTAATGTATCGCATATTGCATGAAAGTAGTACGGCGTCAATGATAAAAAATATTCCAGACTTCAACTTTATTCATGAAGAGTATCAAGAAATCTTTCAGATATATTCTGAATACAAGATGTTGCATGATGAATTTTTAGAAGCAGATTTTTTAAATGCGTTAACAGACGAACGATTAAAAAATAAATTAATTCAAATTAGCTATTTAGATATGTCAGAAGAAAGTAGTCAACAAGAAATTAATGATTACATTCGCACAATTAATAAAGCTAACCTTGAACAATTGAAACAAGAAAAATTGATGCAACAAAAAGAAGCATCACGTATTGGAAACAAAGAATTAGAACTTCAATTAACAATTGAGATAATTAATATCCAAAAGTTACTTAAGGATTAGAATATATTAGGGGGCATGGTCCATGGCAAACCAAAAAGAAACAAATAAGGTGACTTATAATCAAGCAGTTACTGCACTGATTAAAGAACACAAAGTAAAAGGTTCCATTTTATATGATGAATTAACTGATAAAATCGCAACACCTTATGAATTAGGTGATAAAGGGATGGATAGCTTGATTCAACGTGTCGAAGATCAAGGAATCAGCGTAGTTGATGAAGATGGTGAACCAGCAAAAAGAAGTTTACAAACAGAAGATGAAATTGATCAAAAAGATGAAGATTTGTCTGCCCCAGCTGGAGTTAAAATCAATGACCCAGTTCGTATGTATTTAAAAGAAATCGGTCGTGTAGATTTATTAACAGCACAAGAAGAGATTGATTTGGCTTTACGTATTGTAGATGGCGATCAAGAAGCTAAACAAAAATTAGCTGAAGCTAACTTACGTTTAGTTGTTAGTATTGCTAAACGTTATGTTGGTCGTGGAATGCAGTTTCTAGATTTAATCCAAGAAGGTAATATGGGATTAATGAAAGCTGTTGAAAAATTTGACCATACAAAAGGTTTCAAGTTCTCTACTTATGCAACATGGTGGATTCGTCAAGCTATTACGCGTGCGATTGCCGATCAAGCAAGAACGATTCGTATTCCAGTTCATATGGTCGAAACAATTAATAAATTGATTCGTATTCAACGTCAATTATTACAAGATTTAGGACGCGAACCAACACCTGAAGAAATTGGTGCAGAAATGGATTTACCAACTGAAAAAGTACGTGAAATCTTAAAAATCTCACAAGAACCTGTTTCATTAGAAACGCCAATTGGTGAAGAGGACGATTCGCACCTTGGGGACTTTATTGAGGATCAAGATGCAACAAGTCCAGCTGAACATGCTGCATACGAAA is drawn from Vagococcus xieshaowenii and contains these coding sequences:
- the rpoD gene encoding RNA polymerase sigma factor RpoD, producing the protein MANQKETNKVTYNQAVTALIKEHKVKGSILYDELTDKIATPYELGDKGMDSLIQRVEDQGISVVDEDGEPAKRSLQTEDEIDQKDEDLSAPAGVKINDPVRMYLKEIGRVDLLTAQEEIDLALRIVDGDQEAKQKLAEANLRLVVSIAKRYVGRGMQFLDLIQEGNMGLMKAVEKFDHTKGFKFSTYATWWIRQAITRAIADQARTIRIPVHMVETINKLIRIQRQLLQDLGREPTPEEIGAEMDLPTEKVREILKISQEPVSLETPIGEEDDSHLGDFIEDQDATSPAEHAAYEMLKEQLENVLDQLTDREENVLRLRFGLDDGRTRTLEEVGKVFGVTRERIRQIEAKALRKLRHPSRSKQLKDFLE